The following is a genomic window from Verrucomicrobiia bacterium.
ACCGCCTTGGACCGGCTGGCGAAGAAGGATTTTTCCATCGGCCGGCTTTATTTCAAAATGGGGGACTGGGAGGCGGCCCGGATTTATCTGCAAGGGGTCATCGACGAATACGGGGAGTCGAACTACGGGCCGGAGGCGTTGTATCTTTATGCTTTGTCTCTTGAGAAAGAAAAAAAGTTTACCGAGGCCCGCGCCAAGTACGAGGCGTTTTTGTCCGTGTATCCTTCCCATAAATATTCCAACGAGATTCGAGAAAAGCTAAAAAAAAACTCCAAGTTAGCCGCGACTGATTCCAAATAAATGCCCAAAGCCCGCACTAAAATCGGGCTTCTGGGAGGGACCTTTGACCCCCCGCACCTTGCCCATCTGGTTTTAGCGCAAACCGCTTTGGATGAATTAAAACTGGATGAAATCTGGTTTATACCCGCTTTTCGCCCGCCCCATAAGAGAGGGGAGAGGGTCAGCCCTTTTGCGCGCCGGCTTGCCATGCTGCGGCTGGCCGTTCGCGGAAATAAGCGATTCAAAGTTTTGACCATTGAAAAAGAGAAGGGTGGGCTTTCTTATACCGTTGAAACTTTGCCCCTTTTGCGCCAAAAACATCCGCACGCCCATTTCTTTCT
Proteins encoded in this region:
- the nadD gene encoding nicotinate-nucleotide adenylyltransferase; its protein translation is MPKARTKIGLLGGTFDPPHLAHLVLAQTALDELKLDEIWFIPAFRPPHKRGERVSPFARRLAMLRLAVRGNKRFKVLTIEKEKGGLSYTVETLPLLRQKHPHAHFFLLLGSDNLSELSSWKEPEKVFSMARPVFAHRPLTDEKLPVWLEHAVWLSNPRLEISATDLRARVRAGRTIRYLVPEAVERYIRKKGLYRKKQ